Within the Lentimicrobiaceae bacterium genome, the region TTTCTTTAATTTCATCATCTTCTTTTACCATGCGTTCATCATTTTCTGAGGGAAGGATTTCAAAATCGTTTGCAGGAGGTTTATCAATTTTTACGGGCACCTTCACAAGGTAGCTTATTTCTCCCCAGTCAATAGTTATAGCATGAAAGAAGGAGTTATTGGGCATGGAAACTTTAAACACATGATTTATGTAACCATCAGGGTACTTGATGTTTATGGCATTAAGCACTTCGGGTGGTAAATTGTCTATGCTTTTAATAACTTTTTTCTTTTCCATAGGGAAATTTTTAGCAATAATACGGAACTAATTGAATAAAAAAAATATTTTACATCTAAATAATATGTGTTTTTTACAACTTTGTAATGGAAAACGGACTTTCAATTAAATTGTATTTTTGTTGTTTATTAATTCATATTTTTGTTGTTTTATTAAGGTTTGCAATGGAAATGTCTGAAAATTATAAGAAAATTATTAATTCTGTTTCGGAAAATGTGAAAGTTGTAGCCGTATCGAAAACTCAACCAGCAGAAAATGTGTTTAGTACATACAATGCAGGTTGCCGTATCTTTGGTGAAAACAGGGTGCAGGAAGTGGTTGCCAAAAGCCAGGTTTTACCCCGTGATATTAAATGGCATTTTATAGGGCATCTTCAAACCAATAAAGTCCGGTTTATTGCTCCTTTTATTACAATGATTCAGAGTGTTGACAGTCTGAAATTGCTTCAGGAAATCAATAAAGAAGCAAAAAAACACATGCGGGTAATAGACTGTCTTCTTGAATTTCATATTGCAAAAGAAGAAAGTAAACAGGGCTTTTCCATTGAAGAGGCAAATGCTATGCTTGCAGGGCAGATACTTTGCAGTTTGAAAAATGTCAGAATTTGTGGAGTAATGGGCATGGCAACTTTTACTGATAATAAGGTATTGATAAAAAACGAATTCAGTTTACTTAAACAGTATTTTGATCATTTAAAAATCACGTTTTTCTCTTTTGAAGACTATTTTTGCGAAATTTCTATGGGCATGAGTAACGATTATGCCCTTGCGATCGAAGAAGGCAGCACAATGGTTAGAATAGGTTCAGCAATTTTTGGAGAACGAAAATAATATTGATATTTAGAATATTAGTACATATTTACAATTAAAATAAAGAAAAGGTATTGGAAATGGCATGGTTGAACCCTCTTATTACAATTTTAACAGTTGCAGGAGCTCTCGGTGTATTCCTTTACGGGATGAAACTGATGAGCGAATCGCTGCAAAAAGTAGCAGGGGAGGGCATGCGGAAATTTTTCACTTCCATGACTTCTCATCCTGTTAAGGGTGTAGTAAGCGGGTTGGTTATCACGGCAGCCGTACAATCTTCTTCTGCTATTACCGTACTTATAGTCAGTTTTGTTAATGCCGGGCTCATCTCTCTTTTCCAGTCTGTCAGCTTAATTATGGGTGCCAACATTGGTACCACCAGCACAGCATGGTTGGTTTCATATATAGGTTTTAAATTTGACCTTACATTTGTTTTATTGCCGATGATAGGGCTGAGTCTTCCCTTGTTGTTTTCCAAAAAACAGCAACTGAAAAACTGGGGGGAATTTGTTTTCGGGTTTTGTTTGATATTTTTGGGACTTAATTTTCTTAAAAGTAGTATTCCGGTAGTAACTGAAAATTCTTATTTGGTTCAATATATTAAAAATTTTAATAATTCCGGTATTTTATCATATATAATATTTTTTATTTTTGGAGTATTGCTAACTATATTGCTTCGTTCTTCTGCGGCTTCCATGGTACTTACGTTTATAATGTGCAGTAACGGATGGATATCGTTCCCTCTTGCGACAGTAATGGTCGTCG harbors:
- a CDS encoding YggS family pyridoxal phosphate-dependent enzyme, producing the protein MEMSENYKKIINSVSENVKVVAVSKTQPAENVFSTYNAGCRIFGENRVQEVVAKSQVLPRDIKWHFIGHLQTNKVRFIAPFITMIQSVDSLKLLQEINKEAKKHMRVIDCLLEFHIAKEESKQGFSIEEANAMLAGQILCSLKNVRICGVMGMATFTDNKVLIKNEFSLLKQYFDHLKITFFSFEDYFCEISMGMSNDYALAIEEGSTMVRIGSAIFGERK